A single Vulpes lagopus strain Blue_001 chromosome 3, ASM1834538v1, whole genome shotgun sequence DNA region contains:
- the LOC121486976 gene encoding basic proline-rich protein-like — protein MARGPAGSARAPQRADLGGGAAGSERAPGSRIQLAGCSALAAAAPAACAPEAAPRRAPPPEGPSAPPRPPRPPRPPLALPPARGAGPGGAQPLPGARGRPPLPAGCAAGPGGPRLGLASSPAAPGLGAPRGPPPVRPGRGAAASPPALGGGSDRQGQAHVHPAGRLRLLRRHARPAHPPSALVRARTEAHGRKVTPARRAQERPGTEPSKQDAQRSRGGRQRATDPDVPLQCCSRISRMYCYGHRVLPHDYPSLVKKLKYNLTKPETEKKTRRPGAS, from the exons ATGGCGCGCGGGCCGGCGGGGAGCGCGCGGGCGCCTCAGCGGGCGGACCTCGGGGGCGGCGCCGCGGGCAGCGAGCGGGCGCCGGGAAGCCGCATCCAGCTCGCGGGGTGCAGTGCGCTCGCCGCGGCGGCCCCCGCAGCCTGCGCCCCAGaagccgccccgcgccgcgcgccgCCC CCCGAGGGCCcgagcgccccgccccgcccgccccgcccgccccgcccgccccttGCTCTCCCGCCCGCTCGCGGGGCCGGCCCGGGCGGGGCCCAGCCGCTgccgggggcgcgcgggcggccGCCTCTCCCCGCCGGCTGCGCGGCCGGCCCCGGAGGCCCGCGCCTGGGGCTGGCGAGCTCCCCCGCCGCGCCGGGGCTTGGCGCTCCCCGGGGGCCGCCACCTGTCCGGcccgggcgcggggcggccgcTTCGCCCCCAGCTCTCGGAGGCGGCAGCGACAGGCAGGGGCAGGCACACGTGCACCCGGCGGGCAGGCTCAGGCTTCTGCGGAGACACGCCCGGCCAGCGCACCCCCCAAGCGCACTGGTGCGCGCGCGCACAGAAGCCCACGGGCGCAAAGTCACCCCTGCCCGGCGCGCACAGGAGCGCCCAGGCACAGAGCCAAGTAAGCAGGACGCTCAGCGCTCACGTGGAGGCAGGCAGAGAGCCACAGACCCGGACGTCCCCCTCCAG tgttgctCTCGGATTTCTAGAATGTACTGTTATGGCCACAGAGTTCTTCCTCATGACTACCCTTCTCTGGTGAAGAAGCTGAAATACAATTTAACCAAAC CTGAAACTGAAAAGAAGACGAGAAGACCTGGGGCGAGCTGA
- the ADRB2 gene encoding beta-2 adrenergic receptor isoform X1 translates to MGQPANRSVLWLAPNGSHAPEQGDPQERDEAWVVGMGIVMSLIVLAIVFGNVLVITAIARFERLQTVTNYFITSLACADLVMGLAVVPFGASHILMKMWTFGNFWCEFWTSIDVLCVTASIETLCVIAVDRYFAITSPFKYQSLLTKNKARVVILMVWIVSGLTSFLPIQMHWYRATHQEAINCYAKETCCDFFTNQAYAIASSIVSFYLPLVVMVFVYSRVFQVAQRQLQKIDRSEGRFHAQNLSQVEQDGRSGHGHRRSSKFCLKEHKALKTLGIIMGTFTLCWLPFFIVNIVHVIQDNLIPKEVYILLNWVGYVNSAFNPLIYCRSPDFRIAFQELLCLRRSSLKAYGNGYSNNSNSRSDYAGEHSGCHLGQEKDSELLCEDPPGTEDRQAMKPRTREKGLAQGHAVGQWQSGHQLTLRSLIQSQRTREETGLACCPMPNYWQREMHGAGGDSLLSPVLLLGPSGLQSAPYNS, encoded by the exons ATGGGCCAGCCCGCCAACCGCAGCGTCCTCTGGCTGGCGCCCAACGGGAGCCACGCGCCGGAGCAGGGAGACCCGCAGGAGCGGGACGAGGCGTGGGTGGTGGGCATGGGCATCGTCATGTCGCTCATCGTCCTGGCCATCGTGTTCGGGAACGTGCTGGTCATCACGGCCATCGCCAGGTTCGAGCGCCTGCAGACGGTCACCAACTACTTCATCACCTCCCTGGCCTGTGCGGACCTGGTCATGGGCCTGGCGGTGGTGCCCTTCGGGGCCAGCCACATCCTCATGAAGATGTGGACCTTCGGCAACTTCTGGTGCGAGTTCTGGACTTCCATCGACGTGCTGTGCGTCACGGCCAGCATCGAGACCCTGTGCGTGATCGCGGTGGACCGCTACTTCGCTATCACCTCGCCCTTCAAGTACCAGAGCCTGCTGACCAAGAATAAGGCCCGCGTGGTCATTTTGATGGTGTGGATCGTGTCAGGCCTTACCTCCTTCTTGCCCATCCAGATGCACTGGTACCGGGCCACCCACCAGGAAGCCATCAACTGCTACGCCAAGGAGACGTGCTGTGACTTCTTCACGAACCAAGCCTATGCCATCGCCTCCTCCATCGTGTCCTTCTACCTGCCCCTGGTGGTCATGGTCTTCGTCTACTCCAGGGTCTTCCAGGTGGCCCAAAGGCAGCTGCAGAAGATCGACAGATCGGAGGGCCGCTTCCATGCCCAAAACCTCAGCCAAGTGGAGCAGGATGGGCGGAGCGGGCACGGACATCGGAGGTCCTCCAAGTTCTGCTTGAAGGAACACAAGGCCCTCAAGACTCTGGGCATCATCATGGGCACTTTCACCCTGTGCTGGCTGCCCTTCTTCATCGTCAACATAGTGCATGTGATCCAGGATAACCTCATCCCTAAGGAAGTTTACATCCTCCTAAACTGGGTGGGCTATGTCAACTCTGCTTTCAATCCCCTTATCTACTGCCGGAGCCCTGACTTCAGGATTGCCTTCCAGGAGCTTCTGTGCCTGCGCAGGTCTTCTCTGAAGGCCTATGGGAATGGCTACTCCAACAACAGTAACAGCAGAAGCGACTATGCTGGGGAGCACAGTGGATGTCACCTGGGGCAGGAGAAAGACAGCGAACTGCTGTGTGAGGACCCCCCAGGCACGGAAGACCGTCAAG CAATGAAACCAAGGACCAGAGAGaaaggacttgcccaaggccatgcaGTAGGTCAATGGCAGAGCGGACACCAGCTGACACTGAGATCTCTCATTCAGTCCCAG AGGACCAGAGAGGAGACGGGGTTGGCCTGTTGTCCCATGCCAAATTattggcagagagagatgcaCGGCGCTGGAGGAGACTCACTGCTTTCTCCAGTCCTCCTCCTTGGGCCTTCGGGTCTTCAGTCAGCCCCATATAACAGCTGA
- the ADRB2 gene encoding beta-2 adrenergic receptor isoform X3, translated as MGQPANRSVLWLAPNGSHAPEQGDPQERDEAWVVGMGIVMSLIVLAIVFGNVLVITAIARFERLQTVTNYFITSLACADLVMGLAVVPFGASHILMKMWTFGNFWCEFWTSIDVLCVTASIETLCVIAVDRYFAITSPFKYQSLLTKNKARVVILMVWIVSGLTSFLPIQMHWYRATHQEAINCYAKETCCDFFTNQAYAIASSIVSFYLPLVVMVFVYSRVFQVAQRQLQKIDRSEGRFHAQNLSQVEQDGRSGHGHRRSSKFCLKEHKALKTLGIIMGTFTLCWLPFFIVNIVHVIQDNLIPKEVYILLNWVGYVNSAFNPLIYCRSPDFRIAFQELLCLRRSSLKAYGNGYSNNSNSRSDYAGEHSGCHLGQEKDSELLCEDPPGTEDRQGTVPSDSVDSQGRNCSTNDSLL; from the coding sequence ATGGGCCAGCCCGCCAACCGCAGCGTCCTCTGGCTGGCGCCCAACGGGAGCCACGCGCCGGAGCAGGGAGACCCGCAGGAGCGGGACGAGGCGTGGGTGGTGGGCATGGGCATCGTCATGTCGCTCATCGTCCTGGCCATCGTGTTCGGGAACGTGCTGGTCATCACGGCCATCGCCAGGTTCGAGCGCCTGCAGACGGTCACCAACTACTTCATCACCTCCCTGGCCTGTGCGGACCTGGTCATGGGCCTGGCGGTGGTGCCCTTCGGGGCCAGCCACATCCTCATGAAGATGTGGACCTTCGGCAACTTCTGGTGCGAGTTCTGGACTTCCATCGACGTGCTGTGCGTCACGGCCAGCATCGAGACCCTGTGCGTGATCGCGGTGGACCGCTACTTCGCTATCACCTCGCCCTTCAAGTACCAGAGCCTGCTGACCAAGAATAAGGCCCGCGTGGTCATTTTGATGGTGTGGATCGTGTCAGGCCTTACCTCCTTCTTGCCCATCCAGATGCACTGGTACCGGGCCACCCACCAGGAAGCCATCAACTGCTACGCCAAGGAGACGTGCTGTGACTTCTTCACGAACCAAGCCTATGCCATCGCCTCCTCCATCGTGTCCTTCTACCTGCCCCTGGTGGTCATGGTCTTCGTCTACTCCAGGGTCTTCCAGGTGGCCCAAAGGCAGCTGCAGAAGATCGACAGATCGGAGGGCCGCTTCCATGCCCAAAACCTCAGCCAAGTGGAGCAGGATGGGCGGAGCGGGCACGGACATCGGAGGTCCTCCAAGTTCTGCTTGAAGGAACACAAGGCCCTCAAGACTCTGGGCATCATCATGGGCACTTTCACCCTGTGCTGGCTGCCCTTCTTCATCGTCAACATAGTGCATGTGATCCAGGATAACCTCATCCCTAAGGAAGTTTACATCCTCCTAAACTGGGTGGGCTATGTCAACTCTGCTTTCAATCCCCTTATCTACTGCCGGAGCCCTGACTTCAGGATTGCCTTCCAGGAGCTTCTGTGCCTGCGCAGGTCTTCTCTGAAGGCCTATGGGAATGGCTACTCCAACAACAGTAACAGCAGAAGCGACTATGCTGGGGAGCACAGTGGATGTCACCTGGGGCAGGAGAAAGACAGCGAACTGCTGTGTGAGGACCCCCCAGGCACGGAAGACCGTCAAGGTACTGTGCCTAGCGATAGTGTTGATTCGCAAGGGAGGAATTGTAGTACAAACGACTCACTGCTGTAA
- the ADRB2 gene encoding beta-2 adrenergic receptor isoform X4 produces the protein MGQPANRSVLWLAPNGSHAPEQGDPQERDEAWVVGMGIVMSLIVLAIVFGNVLVITAIARFERLQTVTNYFITSLACADLVMGLAVVPFGASHILMKMWTFGNFWCEFWTSIDVLCVTASIETLCVIAVDRYFAITSPFKYQSLLTKNKARVVILMVWIVSGLTSFLPIQMHWYRATHQEAINCYAKETCCDFFTNQAYAIASSIVSFYLPLVVMVFVYSRVFQVAQRQLQKIDRSEGRFHAQNLSQVEQDGRSGHGHRRSSKFCLKEHKALKTLGIIMGTFTLCWLPFFIVNIVHVIQDNLIPKEVYILLNWVGYVNSAFNPLIYCRSPDFRIAFQELLCLRRSSLKAYGNGYSNNSNSRSDYAGEHSGCHLGQEKDSELLCEDPPGTEDRQVV, from the coding sequence ATGGGCCAGCCCGCCAACCGCAGCGTCCTCTGGCTGGCGCCCAACGGGAGCCACGCGCCGGAGCAGGGAGACCCGCAGGAGCGGGACGAGGCGTGGGTGGTGGGCATGGGCATCGTCATGTCGCTCATCGTCCTGGCCATCGTGTTCGGGAACGTGCTGGTCATCACGGCCATCGCCAGGTTCGAGCGCCTGCAGACGGTCACCAACTACTTCATCACCTCCCTGGCCTGTGCGGACCTGGTCATGGGCCTGGCGGTGGTGCCCTTCGGGGCCAGCCACATCCTCATGAAGATGTGGACCTTCGGCAACTTCTGGTGCGAGTTCTGGACTTCCATCGACGTGCTGTGCGTCACGGCCAGCATCGAGACCCTGTGCGTGATCGCGGTGGACCGCTACTTCGCTATCACCTCGCCCTTCAAGTACCAGAGCCTGCTGACCAAGAATAAGGCCCGCGTGGTCATTTTGATGGTGTGGATCGTGTCAGGCCTTACCTCCTTCTTGCCCATCCAGATGCACTGGTACCGGGCCACCCACCAGGAAGCCATCAACTGCTACGCCAAGGAGACGTGCTGTGACTTCTTCACGAACCAAGCCTATGCCATCGCCTCCTCCATCGTGTCCTTCTACCTGCCCCTGGTGGTCATGGTCTTCGTCTACTCCAGGGTCTTCCAGGTGGCCCAAAGGCAGCTGCAGAAGATCGACAGATCGGAGGGCCGCTTCCATGCCCAAAACCTCAGCCAAGTGGAGCAGGATGGGCGGAGCGGGCACGGACATCGGAGGTCCTCCAAGTTCTGCTTGAAGGAACACAAGGCCCTCAAGACTCTGGGCATCATCATGGGCACTTTCACCCTGTGCTGGCTGCCCTTCTTCATCGTCAACATAGTGCATGTGATCCAGGATAACCTCATCCCTAAGGAAGTTTACATCCTCCTAAACTGGGTGGGCTATGTCAACTCTGCTTTCAATCCCCTTATCTACTGCCGGAGCCCTGACTTCAGGATTGCCTTCCAGGAGCTTCTGTGCCTGCGCAGGTCTTCTCTGAAGGCCTATGGGAATGGCTACTCCAACAACAGTAACAGCAGAAGCGACTATGCTGGGGAGCACAGTGGATGTCACCTGGGGCAGGAGAAAGACAGCGAACTGCTGTGTGAGGACCCCCCAGGCACGGAAGACCGTCAAG
- the ADRB2 gene encoding beta-2 adrenergic receptor isoform X2 — MGQPANRSVLWLAPNGSHAPEQGDPQERDEAWVVGMGIVMSLIVLAIVFGNVLVITAIARFERLQTVTNYFITSLACADLVMGLAVVPFGASHILMKMWTFGNFWCEFWTSIDVLCVTASIETLCVIAVDRYFAITSPFKYQSLLTKNKARVVILMVWIVSGLTSFLPIQMHWYRATHQEAINCYAKETCCDFFTNQAYAIASSIVSFYLPLVVMVFVYSRVFQVAQRQLQKIDRSEGRFHAQNLSQVEQDGRSGHGHRRSSKFCLKEHKALKTLGIIMGTFTLCWLPFFIVNIVHVIQDNLIPKEVYILLNWVGYVNSAFNPLIYCRSPDFRIAFQELLCLRRSSLKAYGNGYSNNSNSRSDYAGEHSGCHLGQEKDSELLCEDPPGTEDRQEDQRGDGVGLLSHAKLLAERDARRWRRLTAFSSPPPWAFGSSVSPI; from the exons ATGGGCCAGCCCGCCAACCGCAGCGTCCTCTGGCTGGCGCCCAACGGGAGCCACGCGCCGGAGCAGGGAGACCCGCAGGAGCGGGACGAGGCGTGGGTGGTGGGCATGGGCATCGTCATGTCGCTCATCGTCCTGGCCATCGTGTTCGGGAACGTGCTGGTCATCACGGCCATCGCCAGGTTCGAGCGCCTGCAGACGGTCACCAACTACTTCATCACCTCCCTGGCCTGTGCGGACCTGGTCATGGGCCTGGCGGTGGTGCCCTTCGGGGCCAGCCACATCCTCATGAAGATGTGGACCTTCGGCAACTTCTGGTGCGAGTTCTGGACTTCCATCGACGTGCTGTGCGTCACGGCCAGCATCGAGACCCTGTGCGTGATCGCGGTGGACCGCTACTTCGCTATCACCTCGCCCTTCAAGTACCAGAGCCTGCTGACCAAGAATAAGGCCCGCGTGGTCATTTTGATGGTGTGGATCGTGTCAGGCCTTACCTCCTTCTTGCCCATCCAGATGCACTGGTACCGGGCCACCCACCAGGAAGCCATCAACTGCTACGCCAAGGAGACGTGCTGTGACTTCTTCACGAACCAAGCCTATGCCATCGCCTCCTCCATCGTGTCCTTCTACCTGCCCCTGGTGGTCATGGTCTTCGTCTACTCCAGGGTCTTCCAGGTGGCCCAAAGGCAGCTGCAGAAGATCGACAGATCGGAGGGCCGCTTCCATGCCCAAAACCTCAGCCAAGTGGAGCAGGATGGGCGGAGCGGGCACGGACATCGGAGGTCCTCCAAGTTCTGCTTGAAGGAACACAAGGCCCTCAAGACTCTGGGCATCATCATGGGCACTTTCACCCTGTGCTGGCTGCCCTTCTTCATCGTCAACATAGTGCATGTGATCCAGGATAACCTCATCCCTAAGGAAGTTTACATCCTCCTAAACTGGGTGGGCTATGTCAACTCTGCTTTCAATCCCCTTATCTACTGCCGGAGCCCTGACTTCAGGATTGCCTTCCAGGAGCTTCTGTGCCTGCGCAGGTCTTCTCTGAAGGCCTATGGGAATGGCTACTCCAACAACAGTAACAGCAGAAGCGACTATGCTGGGGAGCACAGTGGATGTCACCTGGGGCAGGAGAAAGACAGCGAACTGCTGTGTGAGGACCCCCCAGGCACGGAAGACCGTCAAG AGGACCAGAGAGGAGACGGGGTTGGCCTGTTGTCCCATGCCAAATTattggcagagagagatgcaCGGCGCTGGAGGAGACTCACTGCTTTCTCCAGTCCTCCTCCTTGGGCCTTCGGGTCTTCAGTCAGCCCCATATAA